A single region of the Silene latifolia isolate original U9 population chromosome 8, ASM4854445v1, whole genome shotgun sequence genome encodes:
- the LOC141596339 gene encoding petal death protein-like, producing the protein MAPPNGTAIDVTTANGSYTNIVGRKTTMHRLIEEHGSILMPGVQDALSAAVVEKTGFHAAFASGYSVSAAMLGLPDFGLLTTTEVVEATRRITAAAPNLCIIVDGDTGGGGPLNVQRFIRELISAGAKGVFLEDQVWPKKCGHMRGKAVVPAEEHALKIAAAREAIGDSDFFLVARTDARAPHGLEEGIRRANMYKEAGADATFVEAPADIGELKEVSSKTKGLRIANMIEGGKTPLHTPEEFKEMGFHLIAHSLTAVYATARALVNIMKILKEKGTTRDDLDQMATFSEFNELISLESWYEAESKFKSFTPKAES; encoded by the exons ATGGCACCACCGAATGGTACAGCCATTGATGTGACGACCGCCAACGGGTCGTACACCAACATTGTCGGTCGAAAGACAACCATGCATAGGTTAATTGAGGAGCATGGCTCAATCCTTATGCCCGGTGTCCAAGACGCTCTCTCTGCTGCTGTTGTTGAGAAGACCGGCTTCCATGCCGCCTTTGCCTCCGGTTACAGTGTCTCTGCTGCCATGCTTGGACTCCCCGACTTTGGCTTGCTTAC GACAACCGAAGTTGTGGAGGCTACTCGTAGAATTACCGCGGCGGCTCCTAACTTGTGTATCATTGTCGATGGAG ATACCGGAGGAGGTGGACCTCTTAACGTCCAAAGATTTATCAGAGAGTTGATCTCAGCGGGTGCTAAGGGCGTCTTCCTTGAG GATCAAGTGTGGCCGAAGAAGTGTGGTCATATGCGTGGCAAGGCAGTTGTACCTGCAGAAGAACATGCGCTTAAAATTGCTGCTGCAAGAGAAGCTATTGGTGATTCAGATTTCTTCCTTGTTGCTAGGACTGATGCACGTGCACCTCATGGTCTTGAGGAGGGAATTAGGCGTGCTAACATGTACAAAGAG GCTGGAGCTGATGCCACATTTGTCGAGGCACCTGCAGATATAGGTGAATTGAAAGAAGTATCCTCAAAAACAAAGGGTTTAAGAATTGCAAACATGATTGAAGGAGGAAAGACACCCCTTCACACACCAGAAGAGTTCAAGGAAATGGGTTTCCATCTGATTGCTCATTCACTCACTGCAGTGTATGCCACTGCTCGCGCCCTAGTTAACATCATGAAGATCTTGAAGGAGAAGGGTACCACGAGGGATGACTTGGACCAAATGGCAACCTTTTCCGAGTTTAATGAGCTTATCAGCCTAGAGTCCTGGTATGAGGCGGAATCTAAGTTCAAGAGCTTTACCCCCAAAGCGGAGTCTTGA